A region of Brevinema andersonii DNA encodes the following proteins:
- the fabD gene encoding ACP S-malonyltransferase, which translates to MVFFYPGQGSQFIGMGTNLMTYYSVAGSIFEQANDTLGFDLKKLCFQGPESELTDTKNAQPAIITYQYILTKILKEKGYIPTVAAGHSLGEFSALLAAEMLSFEDTLKIVRKRGELMAACDPEQKGSMTAILGLNDQQVVDICQEISKTAYVEPVNFNAPGQIVISGLKEGVQAASEKALELGASKIVPLAVSGAFHSRLMDDAAYNFKEFISNFTIKEGICPVASDVTAEFYITNQAKELLALQIKKPVQWVKIVTMLYDKGYNEGIEVNQSSIIRGLVRKINKDFKIHSIDSILSL; encoded by the coding sequence ATGGTATTTTTTTATCCAGGCCAAGGTAGTCAATTCATAGGTATGGGCACCAATCTGATGACTTATTATTCTGTTGCTGGATCCATATTCGAACAAGCCAATGATACTTTAGGTTTCGACCTCAAAAAACTTTGCTTTCAGGGCCCTGAATCAGAGCTTACAGACACGAAAAATGCACAACCTGCTATTATTACTTATCAATATATTTTAACTAAGATTTTAAAAGAAAAAGGATATATTCCTACTGTAGCAGCAGGTCATTCATTGGGCGAATTTTCAGCATTATTGGCTGCAGAAATGCTCTCTTTTGAAGATACCTTAAAAATCGTCAGAAAACGTGGAGAACTTATGGCTGCTTGTGATCCAGAACAAAAAGGCAGCATGACTGCAATATTAGGATTAAATGATCAACAAGTTGTCGATATTTGCCAAGAAATTTCCAAAACTGCTTACGTAGAACCTGTTAATTTCAATGCTCCCGGTCAAATTGTTATTTCTGGCCTAAAAGAAGGGGTACAAGCAGCATCAGAAAAAGCTTTGGAGTTAGGTGCATCCAAAATAGTGCCATTAGCCGTCAGCGGTGCATTTCATTCTCGGCTTATGGATGATGCAGCATATAATTTTAAAGAATTTATCTCCAACTTCACTATAAAAGAAGGAATATGCCCTGTAGCTTCCGATGTCACTGCAGAATTTTATATAACAAACCAAGCAAAAGAACTATTAGCACTCCAAATAAAAAAACCTGTACAATGGGTAAAAATAGTTACTATGTTATATGACAAAGGATACAATGAAGGGATAGAAGTCAATCAAAGCAGCATTATTCGAGGGTTAGTACGCAAAATCAATAAAGATTTTAAAATACACAGCATTGATAGTATATTATCCCTATAA
- a CDS encoding GTPase — MKNSKTPRGERIHISFLGHTNSGKSSLMNAIIGQNISIVSSQPGTTTDPVRKNFELLDAGSVVFIDTARFGDASSLGDARIGATLKAIESTDLAVIIQYDKQSLANFIETLTEYINTEKEEQTLIGDCLPYGSRIMLVIPIDSKAPKGRIINPQVQVIRDALDHGFKITVVRDTELLCLERLNFAVDLVITDSQAFSHINQIVPEHIALTSFSILFARYKGNLSHFVEGILALSSLKPHHRIAIAESCSHNISCEDIGRFKIPNALNNLLGFMPEIDFLMGNDFPDSIGKYSLVIHCGACMTNRQTILSRENICIKNNIYHKLRYFLAYSAGILKRSIKFFTKKAPALRNLYNHL; from the coding sequence ATGAAAAACTCTAAAACTCCACGCGGTGAAAGAATTCATATTAGTTTTCTAGGCCATACAAATAGTGGTAAGTCTTCATTAATGAACGCTATTATTGGACAAAATATTTCTATCGTTAGTTCTCAACCTGGTACTACTACAGATCCTGTACGGAAAAATTTTGAATTATTAGATGCAGGGTCAGTTGTTTTTATTGATACAGCAAGATTCGGTGATGCCAGCAGCTTAGGCGATGCACGAATAGGTGCTACACTAAAAGCTATAGAAAGTACCGATCTTGCTGTGATTATTCAATATGATAAACAATCTTTAGCAAACTTCATTGAAACATTAACAGAATATATCAACACAGAAAAAGAGGAACAAACATTAATTGGGGACTGCTTACCATACGGATCAAGAATAATGCTTGTAATTCCAATTGACAGCAAAGCTCCAAAAGGCCGCATTATTAATCCTCAGGTCCAAGTAATACGAGACGCTTTGGATCATGGATTCAAAATCACAGTAGTACGCGATACAGAATTATTATGTCTAGAGCGTCTGAATTTTGCTGTTGATTTGGTCATCACAGACTCTCAAGCTTTTTCTCATATCAATCAAATAGTTCCTGAACACATTGCTTTGACTAGTTTTTCTATTTTGTTTGCACGCTACAAAGGCAATCTTTCGCATTTTGTAGAAGGGATTCTAGCTTTATCGTCTCTGAAACCACATCATCGCATTGCTATCGCGGAAAGTTGTTCTCACAATATCAGCTGTGAAGATATAGGCCGTTTCAAAATACCGAACGCTCTTAACAACTTGCTTGGTTTTATGCCTGAAATTGATTTTCTTATGGGGAACGATTTTCCAGATTCTATCGGAAAATATAGTTTGGTGATCCATTGCGGTGCCTGCATGACAAACAGACAAACCATTTTGTCTCGAGAAAACATATGTATCAAAAATAATATATATCATAAATTACGGTATTTTTTAGCCTATAGTGCTGGAATTCTGAAACGCAGTATCAAATTTTTTACTAAAAAAGCCCCTGCATTGAGGAATCTATATAACCACTTGTAA